A section of the Camelus dromedarius isolate mCamDro1 chromosome 14, mCamDro1.pat, whole genome shotgun sequence genome encodes:
- the CDCP2 gene encoding CUB domain-containing protein 2: MLAELGFYLLLAVTLLGPDTKAQAMKGVKCGGVLSAPSGNFSSPNFPSLYPYNTECSWLIVVAEGSSVLLTFHAFDLEYHDTCGFDFLEIYNGASGDQGNLLGRFCGQVLPPPFTSSWHVMSVVFHSDKHVASRGFSAGYQKDVCGGVLTGLSGVLTSPEYPNNYPNNVECRWVIRAAGPATIKLVFVDFQVEGSEQCMYDYVAVLGGPGPAHEHHYCGSARPPTLVSLGHELQVVFKSDFNIGGRGFKAYYFSGECQEVYTAMRGNFSSPQYPSSYPNNIRCHWTIRLPPGYRVKLFFLDLELEEPNSLTRTCDFDHLVAFDGASEEAPLLGNWCGHHLPPPVTSSHNQLLLLLHTDRSSTHRGFSVAYIGVVPMNVSCSRTDFQILISAQALAPLERTKVYLGSRSCAAQEVGSNFRIQARFDTCGTESQRRNNTSVIVSMLYIDFSAAGQEDIHEYEVRCEPRRKEASVHLLSGSDWLGPYAATAEHLQEAPPRDEAEALEGPVAMVAQDTSDIVFLGLCILAGVLMVIAIVFLMLL, encoded by the exons ATGCTAGCAGAGCTGGGGTTCTATCTGCTGCTGGCAGTGACACTGCTGGGCCCAGACACCAAGGCCCAAGCCATGAAAG gtgtCAAATGTGGGGGTGTGCTCTCAGCACCTTCCGGAAACTTCTCCAGCCCTAACTTCCCCAGCCTGTACCCCTACAACACAGAGTGCAGCTGGCTGATTGTGGTGGCCGAGGGCTCCTCCGTGCTGCTTACCTTCCACGCCTTCGACCTGGAGTACCATGACACCTGCGGCTTTGACTTCCTGGAGATCTACAACGGGGCCTCTGGGGACCAGGGCAACCTGCTGGGGAGGTTCTGTGGCCAGGTGCTCCCGCCGCCCTTCACCTCCTCATGGCATGTCATGTCTGTGGTCTTCCACTCAGACAAGCATGTGGCCAGCCGTGGCTTTTCTGCCGGCTACCAGAAAG ATGTGTGTGGTGGCGTCCTGACGGGCCTGTCGGGGGTCCTCACCAGCCCTGAGTACCCTAACAACTACCCCAACAATGTGGAGTGCCGCTGGGTGATCCGGGCTGCCGGCCCCGCGACCATCAAGCTAGTGTTCGTGGACTTCCAGGTGGAGGGCAGTGAGCAGTGCATGTACGACTACGTGGCTGTGCTTGGGGGGCCTGGCCCCGCCCACGAGCATCACTACTGCGGCAGCGCCAGGCCCCCCACGCTTGTGTCGCTGGGCCACGAGCTGCAGGTGGTCTTCAAGTCTGACTTTAACATCGGAGGCCGGGGCTTCAAGGCCTACTACTTCTCAG GAGAATGCCAGGAGGTGTACACGGCTATGCGGGGCAACTTCTCCAGCCCACAGTACCCCAGCTCCTACCCCAACAACATCCGGTGCCACTGGACCATCCGCCTGCCTCCTGGCTACCGGGTCAAGCTGTTCTTCCTGGACCTGGAACTGGAGGAGCCCAACAGTCTGACCAGGACCTGTGACTTCGACCATCTGGTGGCCTTCGATGGGGCCAGTGAGGAGGCGCCCCTGCTGGGGAATTGGTGTGGCCACCACCTGCCGCCACCAGTCACCTCAAGCCACAATCAGCTCCTGCTTCTGCTGCACACGGACCGCAGTTCCACCCACAGGGGCTTCTCTGTGGCCTACATTGGAG TGGTGCCCATGAACGTGAGCTGCTCCCGCACGGACTTCCAGATCCTGATCTCCGCGCAGGCGCTGGCCCCGCTAGAACGGACCAAAGTCTACCTGGGCAGCCGGAGCTGCGCCGCCCAGGAAGTCGGCAGCAACTTCCGGATCCAGGCCCGCTTTGACACCTGCGGCACTGAGTCTCAg AGAAGAAATAACACCTCAGTGATCGTCAGCATGCTGTACATCGACTTCTCAGCTGCTGGGCAGGAGGACATCCACGAGTACGAGGTCCGCTGCGAGCCACGGCGCAAGGAGGCCTCTGTCCACCTGCTGTCCGGCTCCGACTGGCTTGGGCCCTATGCTGCCACGGCCGAGCACCTTCAGGAAGCACCACCCAGGGACGAGGCAGAGGCACTGGAGGGCCCCGTGGCCATGGTGGCCCAGGACACCAGTGATATCGTCTTCCTAGGACTTTGCATCCTGGCTGGAGTCCTCATGGTCATTGCCATCGTGTTCCTGATGCTGCTGTAA